aaaaaataacaacaaatgtgatagttcaaaatatgatcctaagattaactagctagggttcatactacattatcctaagattcatactacattatcctaagattaactagctagggttcatactacattatcctaagattcatactacattatcctaagattaactagctagggttcatactacattatcctaagattcatactacattatcctaagattaactagctagggttcatactacattatcctaagattaaacaactaagattaaacacctaagatTAAAAAACTAAGATTAAAAacctacattatcctaagattcatactacattatcctaagattaacTAGCTAGGTTTCATACTACATTTTCCTAAGATTAAACAACTAAGATTAAAAACCTAAATCTTTAAACTAGCTAGGGTTCAAAAGAAACCAGGGAGgatgaggaaggagggaggaggatgtAACTCTCGGTGGAGGAGGACCGGCGcaggaggagggccggcgcggggggcGGCCGGTGCGGGGGGCGGGGCGGCTGCGGGGGAGGAGAGTCGGCACGGGGGCCGAGGCGGCCGGCGGGGCAGGAGGccggcgcgggggagggcggcCGGCGGGGAGGAAGGCCGGCGCGGGGGATTGAGGGAGGGAGTGGAGTGTGTGAGTGAGCTGAGTTATGAGACCGGGGGCGCGAGCAGGCCGGCCGGCGCGCGAGccgggggagggagtgggcttagcagcagcgtgggtaatgggccagcgctactgctaagcccactagCTGTAGCGCCGGCGCACCTCACACGCTACAGCTAAGTGGCCTGCCATTTTGGCCCGGCGGCCCGCTAAACAGTAGCACGGCCCGCACCAACCAGCGCTGCTGCTATacagtagcagtagcgcccgtTTTGGCCggcgctactggtacataccagtaGCATGGGCGCCCAAACAGGCGCTACTTCTAAAattctatgtataagcattttcctagtagtttCAATGgacaaccccaacaacgctggcgctcctccatcgacatcttaatgatattcttcaggggcattagtcctcattttttgtcccttttggtcattcaatgacaaagggtgggatttgagttagtcttcaagcgggtcttataTATGGGTTGTTTTTccttaagttacaactcttgctcttctgaggtgtttgctctgatgagttgtaaacttaagtacTATGGTGCTTTGATACTTTTGAACtacttttctgcatgcttatttcctcaagtacattaatgcacgcatgctgaatttcatcaaaCACCATATTTcaacatgcatttcaaattcttcatattatatgtcaaatgcgtgtatgaattacaagatatagggggagatctccatgatattactctaaaatgtgcatttgcaatccaaagtaaattcctcaaatatgcacatcttcagggggagttcttctatatcttgcaatcaaattcctcaatatcagtatttacactacatatgtttatccccgttgaaaacttaacctatttgtcatcaatcaccaaaaagggggagattgtaggtgcatccagtgccccttagtgattttggtgtattgaagacttataggttatgggactaatgtgtttgtgagtgtacacaagttctataagtctatgaggagtttgatatttacgaagaaagtcgacccctaaaaatgaatgtcttcatttgaagactttggttttcttgaagactttgaaaatgagaaaatttgtgtgaccttgaagacttcgatattcatgcgaggattatgaagcgtgaagacttttgttttcgtagtttcattttctctttcttgagtcataggaaacaccgtactgttaaaggggtcgaggtaaaactaaggaaaagtttccaagtgatgctcatctcaaaatcctacacatacccaatcctttcgagtgaagccattggaaacctcatatagttcagtcaatttcttcagtgacagagacgaagatcttctggtctctgaggaatttgttctgactgaggagttaggaattcgcaagtgcggattgcctacaaatgaggaacatgatagccctgaggaatttgagagatCAAATTCCgatcgttgttgtgctatgcgctagCTATCCAAAATATCCtaaccacctaacggtcatatcattgaagggcatttatgtcttatcatgtcagacTGCTCCCTGGGATATAAATaaccgcccccctacaaccactagttggttggctgctccgagagaaactgacacttgtcattgagagcatcccatcctccgaggactttgagcaaaaatcatcaagtgaggaaaacccaaacccaaaacacctacaaacccaaagtgattgagcatcactgaagagattgttcctgtgtggaaccgatgcttgttacctttgaggactgtgcatcctcagacggtcaggcgtcatggtctagagcatccaagaggaattgtggatctctgagtgactgagtctgtgaaggtttggaaatcacctaaagacttaccacgagtgattgggtgaggtttgtgtgaccttagctcaaggagaatacggtgaggactgtgtgtcctcaggtttaaatacctagccactccaaccagacgtacgactgtcacagctattggaactggtctaccaaatcatcgtcttcaccaagctactggttctatttcctcaaccctttcatttcctcattcatgtgttgatgtacctgatcattgctgtttgaagactttgactgaagactttcttaatttcctcaatcctaattctccAGTCACTttatcttcagcctgcttatcctgtttacacgctactTGTGCTTTGTGTATGTttgatttcatcatgatgactatgctactgctctgttatgcatgcacctgagtacttattccgttgctcGTAGTTCATGATTAGGAAATTCCTCAAGTTGgatttcctcagtgacgaatttgtaaaaattgcaTATTCACCCCCCAACGCACTTTcaatatgtgttcgatattttgatgatatgtatgttgtgattcccttagtggtgttatgtgaatgtagactacatgacacttcaccatctttgagcCTAAGGGAATTCATTAtgcagtagttattagatgatgagttgctagagtgacagaagcttaaaccctagtttatgccctACTTCGTAAGAGACCGATTTGGATcgaaatgtttaatgctatggttagattttatcataatacttttctcgtagttgcggatgcttgcgagggagttaatcataagtgggaggtttgttcaagtaagaacaacacccaagcaccggtccgcccacatatctaattatcaaagtagcgaacgcgaatcaaaccaacatgatgaaagtgactagatgaaatccccgtgtgccctcaagaacgctttgcttattataagagaccgttttggcctgtcctttgccacaaaaggattggactaccttgttgcactttatttgcCGTTACCATTACTTGTCCATgacaaattatcttactatcaaactacctgttaccaactatttcagtgcttgcaaaaatttaccttgctgaaaaccacttgtaatttccttctgctcctcgttgggttcgacattcttagttattgaaaggactacgattgatcccctatacttgtgggtcatcagcaggcAAGCCCTGCCGCCAAATCGTGAGGCGGCAACACTGCTGTTGCTGCACGCGAGCCGACAACATCTGTTTTTGTTTCGTCTTTCTATATGGCACTGATTCCTACCACCGATAGCATCTTTTTTTGTTTGTCTTTGTATATGGCACCGATTCCTACCATTGCTGCACACTGATTGCAGTGTTTTGGATCACGTATATTTTCCGCCTAAAATTTCGTCTGTTCGCGCTTATTTTCAAGGCATCATATTTGTCATCCGAGCCTATAAATACACCAGTCCATAGACGAGGTCCACGAATAGCCTATTTTCCCGCCTATTCGCGGCCCATGTGACATTTCTTCCCGCCTATTTTTCCTGCCATAAATTATTTTCGTCATTTTCTTTCCCGCTATTTTCTTTCCTGCCAAATTTTCCCGCCATCAATTTTTCCCGTCATTTTCTTTCCCGCCAATTTTTCCATCAGCCCTGCGCCCCCGTTCTTCCTCCTccattcttcttctttccttctctccccACCCGAAAACACTCTAAAAATAGAAACTAATTATCCAACTTCATGCAACAACTATAACATCAAATTAAGATACAACATAATGCTCCTACAATAAGACAATACAAACTAATAatacaagtacatctgaattaaacggtaGAACTGAACTTATAAAATACAGCTTaaaactacatgaaggcatcatcgtcatcctccgtcgatgcactcttgcccttcgatgatgtaGTAGTCTTGACCTTGGCGTTAGGCATTAAGATATCGTCTTCGTCCTCGCTGTCGGCACTCCATAAAAAAGCATGTACTGCTGCAATCTTCAGGTATGATTCACTCTTATGTTGTAGCTTCTTCCATCTTCCATGCAACCTGGGAAGTTCTTTCCGTATCTCCTCAAAGGTCCTTGAAGGCCACCCGCACCTAGTTAATGCGTGACCCAGCTCATTCTGTAGGGTGTCACTACTGATGAGTTCATCCAATGGAACTATTCTATTGTCTCTCTTGAAATCGGTGGCTAAACGTAGAAGGCATTTGGacatactagggtgaaaactatgaTCAAAAGGATAACTGGACATGTTGACGAGACTATGAGACTACACTGGACTGCTTACCCACCTTAGTGTGGAGGAGATTTTATAGGTTCAGAAGAGAAGAATAGGCGGGAACTCAGAAGCGGGAAACTATGGCGGGAGATATAGGCTGGAAACGATGGCGCGAGATATAAGAGGGAACTCAGAAGCGAGAAACTATGGCGGGAGATATACGCAGGAAACATTGTTGCCGCTTGGTCCATTAGCAGCAAGTGCCACATGGGAACCGAGGGGGTATTTTTGTCATTCTGGTCCAGAGGTGATCCGACAACACAGTGTCGATGCCGTATTTATTTCCCTAATTTAATATCATAATTCAGATGCATTTTATTTCCTCATACATAGATGTTTCTTACATACATCGGAAAGTCTGGAACTGACGTAGGTAGACACAATAGGTCGCACACGTAGATAGATGAATCACCCTACTCGAGGACGGCCAGCTGGCCTTTCCCGAGGACCGACAAGCGTCAAGCGATTAGGTGGTCGAGTTACACGAAGACCGCGGCCGTACTCCTCTTTGGCTTCCTGTGTCTGCGACGCCCGCGTAGGTGATGGAGTCTGGGATCCTTGTTGAGATCCTGGTGCGTAATTGTAGGTGTATGGTTGTGACTCCTCAGGGATaaaagatgggccaataacatCCCCTCCGAAGAAGTCTATAAATAATCCTGTAACCGTGTCGCCATGATCATGTGATGCTCTCAGGATGcctgtgttgaggtcatgttgggTGTCCTCATCGTCCCATGTACAATCAGTTATTTCCTGCATAGAGAAACATTGTAAATAAACCATTAGAGGATAATATATGATATCattgtaaatgcattaaaaatataaACATGACTACCTGATGAGATCCCTCGCCTCTAGTGTATGGCCATTGTTCGTCGTAGTTGTTTATCTCTAGCGCACGAGTCTCCTCGGGCATGGAGATCCCTCAATCCCTCACGTGGAGAGATACGACTGAGATCCCTCGCCTTGGGTGTATGCGCCATGTCCTATGTACGCATATGGGTTTGGGAAAAGAGTCTGCCCGGGCATCAAATCCAAACCCGTGCCATGTTCCTGAGATGTATGCCCCTGACGAAGCTGCACAGAAGGAGAGCGATGCAGTGGCAGAGAGAGTCATGTCATGGCAATGTCGTTGTAGTACTCCGACCCTCCCCCCACCGCCCATGGCTCGTATGCACCTCGTTCGGTCTGGACGACGGCACCGCACTCGGTCTGGTTGACCTCGCTACTGGCATGTTGTACGCTCCAGTGACAACGTCATCGCCACCGCATCTGAACTTTTTGGCCACGTAGTCTTGAATACGTTTGAATGTTGACTTGTGAGCTGGAATGCCCCGGGCCTGCATGCCTTCCCCCTGCCATCTCCCCTACTTGATTGCAAATTTCAAGCTGAACAATATTTGGTTGTTATTTGGTTGAAATGATTATGGAATGATGGACCTAAATAATTTACTTGTGATTACCGCGTAGTCACAATAGTAAGCTGTTGGCAGCTCAATCTGTCCCTGCATCCGGCCAACCCACCTGTAATGATGAAGTCGTCGTTGACCTGGAAGCACTGACGGGTCGTTGCATATCGATGATGATGCGCTTTGGTCGGCCAGTGTCGTTTTGGCCATGTAGTATTGATTACATAAGATCTACAAATACATGCTATAAGAAGAGAACACTTGCAACACCCTttaaaaaataaaattacattataGTAGGAACACTTTCATGACAAGAAACTTGGGAAAACATGTATCGACTAAGCATTATGAGAAATGTCGGAAAAGCATCTTGCACAGGCCTACCGCACACTTGGATGACATTTTTGGGTCTTCCATGACAAGACTATTCGTGTAGAAGAGAGGGTGGGAACTTTTCGACGATTGCTCGGATGAGTTACACCTCGCTCGATATACGCTCGGTGGTATCGACCTGGTCATGCTCGGATGTCAGCCTCTCATACAAACGCCACATGTGGGGAGGGGGGTAGTTTGCATATAATATATTTTCAAAAtaatgttcatgcatttaaaaaacaATTTTAAAATGAGTGGGAGAGGGCGGTGTATGAACCAAGTGGCAGGGAGCTCACAGAGGATGGCCCTCATATCCAACTCGACAGGGTTGTTTTTAAAAGTTTGAAACATTCCCTAGCATTGGAGTGGTCTGGGTCACTGCCTTGCTATTGATCATGTTTGGACACTTTGCAATTAGGTGGACACGATGACACTTTCAGTGAGGACAGGAGGGAGGATAAACAGCACTACCACAACACATATGGGTGCTCTATTGAAATAGATGATGTGGAATTGTTGAGGGGTCTTGAGTCATGCTTATTGTGACAGGAGCATACAATTTTGTTCTCCAGTTACAATGCACACACATGTTTCCTAGTATAGTTAAACATATGAAAAAAGTTGTTTTCATGCCTAAGCCCatgtttgtttgggcttttgcttaTGCTTTTGCAGCTTTACAAAAGCTCCTAGATAGGAACTTTTTTGCTTTGGCTTATGAATCAATATTGTTATGTGATGGTATAAGTCAAAAGCCGAAGCAAAAAAACACCTTTTAGGAGCTTATTTGGCTTTTGTACCAAAATGAAAAAGCTATAAAACCAGAAGCAAAAGCCCATACAAATAGACCTAAGTCATACAATTAGATGGCATATATTTTTTCTTTGCTCGGACTCCCTTTCTTGGTTACAAAAATGTGATACCTATCGTGCTTCTTTTGTAAGCAAGACCTTCAAATGGATGACATGGAAACTTGATTTCTAAAATACCTTcaaaaggacacaaatttgaacgggaaacttaattaaaatacaagTTTGACAAAATTAAAAAGTAAATATCTATATTGGCCAACCGACCTTGTTCTTCGTCGGTCGCCCCGCTTGCTCGCTTTTAGTAGGCTCCTTATGTAAGCCACATACGTCGGTAGGGCCCACCCATCGCTTATCCCTTATTTCTTTATCCTATCAAACGGAGAGCACTCAGCCATTCATCTTCTCCCACACCTCTCTCCTGTTCGTGTCACACCTCCCACCTAGCAGCTCACCAACGATGGCCGCCATCATGCCATTCGCACAGTCGTTTACCCGCACATGCGTACACCCCTGTCATGATGTGGCGTGCAAGGTCATCGGCACGGGGATGGCAGAGACCGCATGTTGCGCCCCTATCCAGTCACCGAGACGATGAGCTGCGATGACAAGTCCCTCCCCCCTCGCACATGAAGACGCCATGACCGTGTGCCACCCACCCGAGTAGTCCTCCTCTGTCGTGGTCGTTGCGCGCTCTGACGGGTCGTGCTACAACCGGCGACCAGCCGTGTTACGACCAATGACCGGACATGCTGCAACCATGATAGACGAAGATGCGCCCGTCGGCGGGGTGTGCTACAACCGCCACGGGGGAGTTGCACCCATCAGTGCCACAGTGTTGGAACAAGCGACGAGAAGAGTTATGACGGGTCTGTGGCGTGCGAGGACGTCGAAACCCGCTACCATTTTTGTTGGGCTCCTCTTTCAGAAGCACACTTTCTTTATCGAAAAGCACATTTAGCAGAAGGGAAAATCTGTGTATGAAGGAGAACCATATTTTgagaagaagaaaacaacaacaTCAATACAGGTCAAATTTAGTAGCTTCAGAAATCTATGGCCTAACCCGCTCCGCCACTGCCAACCAAATTTGGAGAAGCTGGGTGCCTCTCAAATGCAAAATTTTCGCCTGGCTGGCCTCCCAATATCGGCTTTGGACCTCGGATCGTAGAGCTAGACACGGGCTACAAGAGACTACATCGTCTTGCTTCACGTGCGAGCAGGAAGAGGACACTGTTGATCACATTCTAATCCAATGCGTCTACGCGAGGCAAGTTTGGCACGGATGCTTCGAGGCCCTACAAGTCAACATCCAAACCCCAAACTATGACGACACTTTCATGGCATGGTGGGAGAGGTCGCGTGCCTCCTTTCATGGGAAGATCAAGAGCGGGTTCGACTCCTTCGTCATCGCTGCCGCAGATCGGACAATAGCAAAGGAACACTAGGGTGTTCAATAGGGATGACCAATTCAGACCGGACAGTAGCTTAGTGCTTAATATCCTTGAAGAGATAAAGCAATGGAAATCGGCGGGAGTAGGAGTTGAGGGTTTAGCTAGGTTTGTGAGAGAGTAGGCTTTGGTCTTCCATGTTTGGAGTTGAAGTTCCCGTCTTGACGACTCGTCGTCTCGAACGGCCTCTTGTAAACAACTTTTCTCCCTTCTATAAAAATACGGTACGCttttggcgtactctcgaaaaaaattatgtcatttCCTAAAAAACAATTATGCGGTTGATACACCTCATTTTGGGATATGCTTAGGACCAATACAAACTAAAATTGATTTTTGTACCACCGAATTTCCGTAAAGCCAAATTAGCAATGAATTTTCTATCTGCCTTTACCATCCTCTTCCTATTTATATGATAGAAATTCGTCAATAGGATGCAGAGGCGTCCAGGTTTTTTAACTGAAGAAATCCTATTTATGGACTGAGAAACTGAAGACGTTCTACTACTTCTTTCTTCAGTTAAAAACAGCTGGATTAACAGCGCGTGAGATTGCCGCGGTCGAGCTTGAGTTGGATCCCAGTTCCAATTCAGCCGGCGACAGCTCCAATCCGAGTTGGGCAAGAATCAGGAGCTCTCCCCTGAATAAATGGGCGGCGCCGGTGGGAGCAGCAGCGCCAATTCGATCTGCTCGCCCACCTTCCCGATCTCCAGACCTAGGCACGCCATCGATGGCGGCCAAGGTGCTCCAGCTCCGCAGCGCCGACGGCAAGGTGCTCGTCGCTCCGGCGTGGGACTAtcgtccggccgccgcccaagcccTCCCGCTGGAGATGCGGGTGCCCTCGCGCGCCCTCGAGAGGGTGCTCCAGTACTGGACCAAGCACAGCCTGGCCAAGGCCACCGGTGAGTCCCGGGAGTCCCTCGCCCGCTGGGACGCCGACTTCCAGCGCCGTCTCGACGAAGACGGCatcgccaaggaggccgccgcagccGTTCAAGAACTCCGCCGCCACGGCGTCCACCATGGAGGGCGTCCCCGTCGCCACGCCGGCACGGGCGCATCTGGTGTCGCTGCTCCAGCCACCGCCACCCGTGCTGATCCCGTCCGTGCCTGGTGCCAACTCGTTCACCACCTCAAGGGTGTCGACCACGGAGAACCTAGCCCAGCGCCGACGGCGCCCATCACTTTCCATGCCTCCGATATTGCCGTCGCCGCGCGCCCTGGGCCTGCCACCACCTTGCCGGCCGCTGCTGGTGCTCAACCCGTTGGTGTCCGGTGCGCCATCCGTGCCCGTGGACGCCAGATGGCTGAAGACGAGGAGTCCGCTTGCCACCACCGCAAGCTCCCGGCTTCCAAGCCTCGCTCTTCGGTCTGCCTGCCTGCCACTGCTGCTGCGCCCGTGAAGAAGGTCTCTCGTCAGGTCGCTTCCAAGGCTTGCTCTTTCGTCGGCTCTACACCACTGCCTGCCACTGCCACTGCTGTGAAGAAGATGACTCCAGCAGCTTCAACTCTGCGCGCAAGAAGGGGGATGGGGGAGCTCAGCTGCAAGGTTCCGAAGCAAAACCAATCGCCATTGCCTGTCATTGCTGTTGCAGCACCAATGAAGCAACCAATTCCTTGGCTGCGTCCAGTGGTATCACGCCTTCCCTAGTCTTTTAGTTGCTTCCTAAACCATGCACACATAAGTTTCATTTAATCTTTGCATCTCTAGGTTCTGCACTTACTTACCAAGATTTCTAGTGTTCTTTGAATCCCGTTCAGTCATTAGTAATTTTACTAGAGTGTCAGCAGAGTCTCCATCTAGTCTAGGCAGCAAAAACCTTGTTAAGATGTGTACGACATAGTTACCACTGCATCCATACCTGGTCCTAAGTTAAGGGTTTAAGTAGATAAAGGGCATTTTCAATAAATCAAAAGTAAAGCAGATGAGCCTAAAAATTAAACTCATGTACTGCAATTCCGGCACGAGACAGAGCGTAAaacgcactcgccgccaaatccaaaaTGCCCGTTTGCTACCCGGCTTGTAGCAGGAAAAAGGAGTAGAATTGAACTTGTCGATACACACAGTAATCATGTGAGCTGCCTAGCGTCTGGAGACTATGCTGACTCTCCTGTAAAATTAATCTTGGCTGACTTGGATTCTTAGGCATTGGCGTCATGGTGAGTTAAAGTTGCAGTTTCCGACGAGTAACATTGGTTAGTGAACTCTTGTGTGTATGTGTGGGTGAAGCTTTGAGCTAAGCAAGTCCTCAATGTACCGACTATCAAGTCCTTGATGTACCGACTACCAAGTCATACTGTAATCAGTTTTCAGATATGAATGAAAAA
This region of Triticum aestivum cultivar Chinese Spring chromosome 2D, IWGSC CS RefSeq v2.1, whole genome shotgun sequence genomic DNA includes:
- the LOC123051818 gene encoding translation initiation factor IF-2-like encodes the protein MAAKVLQLRSADGKVLVAPAWDYRPAAAQALPLEMRVPSRALERVLQYWTKHSLAKATGESRESLARWDADFQRRLDEDGIAKEAAAAVQELRRHGVHHGGRPRRHAGTGASGVAAPATATRADPVRAWCQLVHHLKGVDHGEPSPAPTAPITFHASDIAVAARPGPATTLPAAAGAQPVGVRCAIRARGRQMAEDEESACHHRKLPASKPRSSVCLPATAAAPVKKVSRQVASKACSFVGSTPLPATATAVKKMTPAASTLRARRGMGELSCKVPKQNQSPLPVIAVAAPMKQPIPWLRPVVSRLP